A region from the Terriglobia bacterium genome encodes:
- a CDS encoding NAD(P) transhydrogenase subunit alpha — protein sequence MIVGVPRESYPGERRVALVPMVIPGLVKAGFEVLIEMGAGVEAGYPDAHYVEKGAKIAPDRAAVFSGAGIIVQVLCYGSNDVTGKADLPLLRREHILVGFLRPLGSLDIVQQIAATRVTSFSVELMPRTTRAQSMDALSSMATICGYKAVLLAADTLPRIFPMLTTAAGTITPARVLVIGAGVAGLQAIATARRLGAVASAYDLRPAAKEQVQSLGGRFVELPIEAKDAQDARGYARAQDESFYNRQRELLGRVVSESDVVITAAVIPGKKSPVLVTEAMVKGMAPGSVILDLAAERGGNCELTVPGEIAVRYGVTIIGRINMASGVPYHASQMYARNVSAFLLHLVKDGKLQLNLQDEIVRETLLTRGGEVVNARVRESYALPALAPQGAV from the coding sequence GTGATTGTCGGGGTTCCAAGAGAGAGTTATCCCGGGGAACGGCGCGTGGCGCTGGTTCCCATGGTGATCCCCGGCCTGGTCAAGGCGGGCTTTGAAGTCCTCATCGAGATGGGTGCGGGCGTGGAAGCGGGTTATCCGGACGCCCATTATGTGGAAAAGGGCGCGAAGATTGCCCCCGACCGCGCGGCTGTCTTTTCTGGAGCCGGCATTATTGTGCAGGTCCTCTGCTACGGCTCCAACGACGTCACCGGCAAGGCCGATCTGCCTCTGTTGCGCCGCGAGCACATTCTCGTCGGATTCCTGCGGCCCCTCGGCTCGCTGGACATCGTCCAGCAGATTGCCGCTACCCGCGTCACCTCTTTCTCCGTGGAGCTGATGCCACGCACCACGCGCGCGCAGAGCATGGACGCGCTCTCCTCCATGGCCACGATTTGCGGCTACAAGGCGGTGCTCCTCGCCGCCGACACTCTGCCCCGCATCTTCCCCATGCTGACCACCGCCGCGGGCACCATCACCCCCGCCCGCGTTCTGGTCATCGGCGCCGGCGTTGCCGGATTGCAGGCCATCGCCACCGCTCGCCGTCTCGGCGCCGTGGCCTCCGCCTACGATCTGCGCCCCGCCGCCAAAGAGCAGGTGCAGAGCCTCGGCGGGCGCTTCGTCGAGCTGCCCATCGAAGCCAAGGACGCCCAGGACGCGCGCGGCTATGCGCGCGCTCAGGACGAAAGCTTTTACAACCGCCAGCGCGAGCTGCTCGGCCGCGTGGTTAGCGAGAGCGACGTGGTCATCACCGCGGCGGTCATCCCCGGCAAGAAATCTCCGGTGCTGGTGACCGAAGCGATGGTCAAGGGCATGGCTCCCGGCTCGGTGATTCTCGATCTGGCCGCGGAACGCGGCGGCAACTGCGAGCTGACCGTGCCCGGCGAAATCGCCGTGCGCTACGGCGTCACTATCATTGGCCGGATCAACATGGCCAGTGGCGTCCCCTACCATGCCAGCCAGATGTACGCGCGCAACGTCAGCGCCTTCCTGCTGCACCTGGTCAAGGACGGCAAGCTGCAGCTCAACCTGCAAGACGAGATCGTCCGCGAAACGCTGCTGACTCGCGGCGGGGAAGTGGTCAACGCGCGCGTGCGCGAATCCTATGCCCTGCCCGCGCTGGCTCCGCAGGGAGCCGTGTAG
- a CDS encoding NAD(P) transhydrogenase subunit alpha — MSSNLIDGLFVFMLAGFIGFEIIRRISPLLHTPLMSLTNALDAIAVVGAIVLVGEHKSTFSTVLGTIAIVAATSNIVGGFLITDRMLRMFKTSRPDKP; from the coding sequence ATGTCGTCGAATCTCATTGACGGGCTTTTCGTGTTCATGCTGGCGGGTTTCATCGGATTCGAAATTATCCGGCGCATCTCCCCGCTGCTGCACACCCCACTGATGTCGCTCACCAACGCCCTGGACGCCATCGCCGTCGTCGGCGCCATCGTCCTCGTCGGCGAGCACAAATCCACCTTTTCCACCGTGCTCGGCACCATCGCCATCGTCGCCGCCACCAGCAACATCGTCGGCGGCTTCCTGATTACCGACCGCATGCTGCGCATGTTCAAGACCAGCCGCCCGGACAAGCCCTGA